A genome region from Hevea brasiliensis isolate MT/VB/25A 57/8 chromosome 9, ASM3005281v1, whole genome shotgun sequence includes the following:
- the LOC110640028 gene encoding probable protein S-acyltransferase 22 isoform X1 produces MRKHGWQLPYHPLQVVAVAVFLALGFAFYVFFAPFVGKKLFQYIVMGIYTPLITCVFGLYIWCAAADPADPGVFRSKKYLNIPHDRKHAQQKDSKLGVGGESTSSRHDANASTVAGKYLNKGSEVADATSKVPNTDFEQKNATSGNSSCLLWALFPCAFICNFCSSSDESSSQQTSEDGMFYCSLCEVEVFKYSKHCRVCDKCVDCFDHHCRWLNNCIGKRNYRQFFTLMVSALLLLILQWSTGILVLICCFLERKRFSVDISSKLGSSFSLVPFVIVVVLCTILAMIATLPLAQLFFFHILLIKKGISTYDYIIALREQEQEQQGVGGQRSPQMSPASSLTGLSSASSFSTFHRGAWCTPPRLFLEDQFDVVPPETGSVSSLGKKTVGDEPIRKKNPAAVKISPWTLARLNAEEVSKAAAEARKKSRILQPVVRREAPFGLEGDSSFGSSGRRMVPRPDNNRRRSNKRVRLPADLPMEPVNKVSGMAAETGFSETSTSLAPLQLEARSAFQTSRAMSSSVAIVASSPESSLDSPDIHPFRVSSSGAEESRRLTGLSVAGAASHGGIPLSRSTSDGYEASGGEDSDRVPSRLVQRSTNWSNLLFRPDQDDTVLRLKASSSSSSLANNRKL; encoded by the exons ATGAGGAAGCATGGATGGCAACTTCCATATCACCCCCTTCAG GTAGTGGCTGTTGCTGTGTTTCTTGCATTGGGGTTTGCTTTTTATGTGTTTTTTGCTCCTTTTGTTGGGAAGAAGCTATTTCAATATATTGTGATGGGAATCTACACTCCTTTG ATTACATGTGTCTTTGGCCTATATATTTGGTGTGCGGCAGCTGATCCTGCGGACCCAGGAGTTTTTAGGTCCAAAAAGTATCTCAACATTCCACATGATAGAAAGCATGCCCAACAAAAGGATTCTAAACTAGGTGTAGGTGGGGAGTCAACTTCATCAAGGCATGATGCAAATGCTTCCACTGTTGCGGGTAAATATCTAAATAAGGGATCTGAGGTTGCAGATGCAACTTCAAAAGTCCCTAATACTGATTTTGAGCAGAAGAATGCAACATCAGGAAATTCATCTTGCCTCCTTTGGGCTTTGTTTCCATGTGCTTTCATCTGCAATTTCTGCAGTTCAAGTGATGAATCTTCATCACAACAGACGAGTGAAGATGGCATGTTTTATTGCAGTTTGTGTGAGGTTGAG GTTTTCAAGTATAGCAAGCACTGCAGAGTTTGTGACAAGTGTGTGGACTGTTTTGATCATCACTGCAGG TGGCTTAACAACTGTATTGGCAAGCGGAATTACAGACAGTTTTTCACCCTAATGGTTTCTGCTCTCCTCTTG CTTATTCTACAATGGTCGACTGGAATTCTTGTACTTATATGCTGTTTTCTTGAGCGGAAGCGATTTTCTGTGGACATCTCCTCCAAATTAGGAAGCAGTTTCTCTTTGGTACCATTTGTTATTGTTGTG GTATTGTGCACCATTTTGGCTATGATTGCCACTTTGCCTCTTGCTCAGCTTTTCTTCTTTCATATCCTCCTCATTAAAAAG GGAATCAGCACATATGACTACATTATAGCTCTAAGGGAGCAGGAGCAAGAGCAACAAGGTGTTGGAGGTCAACGGAGTCCTCAGATGTCTCCTGCCAGTTCACTTACTGGATTGAGCAGTGCAAGCTCATTTTCCACTTTCCACCGTGGTGCATGGTGTACACCACCTCGCCTTTTCCTGGAAGATCAG TTTGATGTTGTTCCTCCGGAGACTGGATCTGTCAGTTCGTTAGGAAAAAAGACAGTGGGAGATGAGCCAATCAGGAAAAAGAACCCCGCAGCAGTAAAGATCAGCCCATGGACATTGGCCCGATTAAATGCAGAAGAGGTTTCAAAAGCTGCAGCAGAGGCAAGAAAAAAGTCCCGAATCCTGCAACCTGTGGTGAGACGGGAAGCCCCATTTGGGCTAGAAGGCGATAGTAGCTTTGGCAGCAGTGGCCGTCGGATGGTCCCAAGGCCTGATAATAATAGAAGGAGATCTAATAAGAGAGTACGCCTCCCAGCTGACCTTCCTATGGAGCCTGTAAACAAGGTTTCTGGTATGGCTGCTGAGACAGGTTTCTCCGAGACATCGACAAGTTTGGCCCCTCTTCAGCTCGAGGCTAGAAGTGCTTTCCAAACTAGCCGAGCAATGTCAAGCTCGGTGGCAATTGTTGCTTCTTCTCCAGAAAGCAGTTTAGACTCGCCAGATATCCACCCATTTCGTGTTTCCTCATCAGGTGCTGAAGAGTCTAGGAGGCTCACAGGTCTATCAGTTGCAGGTGCTGCTTCTCACGGTGGAATCCCACTATCCAGGTCCACTAGTGATGGATATGAAGCGTCTGGTGGGGAAGATAGTGACAGGGTTCCTTCCAGGCTTGTCCAAAGGTCGACAAATTGGAGTAACCTTCTCTTCCGTCCTGATCAGGATGATACTGTTCTTAGATTGAAAGCATCATCATCTTCATCTAGCCTGGCTAACAATAGAAAGCTTTGA
- the LOC110640038 gene encoding uncharacterized protein LOC110640038: MATTAPPPLDLCTVLTESKRIINAHSRHFLALSVFFLLPLSFSLTVYPTLQNLLASSSTPNSKISLSTSILLDQDPSNFVTVKILVLSLLFSLFIFVFALLAVGSITYSVLHGFYGRPVKLVASIRSALISFFPLLVTTILAQIIVLAIFLVSGFFLFLVIMGIQLAGFQVEFFSPYFTGFCVVVSIVLILILVYLQLNWYLVGVLVAVESSWGLEPLKRSSFLIKGMRGVALALLLFFGFLVGILLFISSFSGITLGIGTNDGWKSCAFVVQIVVTSTLLMLLLLYHVATNTVLYMYCKAVHGELAWEIAEEFAREYISLPFDEGKVPHLVSVAYT; this comes from the coding sequence ATGGCAACTACAGCTCCTCCTCCTCTCGATCTCTGTACAGTCTTAACTGAATCAAAACGCATCATCAACGCCCACTCCCGCCATTTCCTCGCTCTCTCtgtcttctttcttcttcctctctccttctctctcacTGTTTACCCCACCCTCCAGAACCTCCTCGCATCATCCTCCACCCCCAACTCCAAAATCTCCCTCTCTACCTCCATCCTCCTTGATCAAGACCCATCTAATTTTGTCACTGTCAAAATCCTTGttctttctctccttttctctctctttatcTTTGTTTTTGCTCTTCTTGCCGTTGGTTCTATCACCTACAGCGTTCTCCACGGCTTCTATGGTAGACCCGTCAAGCTCGTAGCCTCGATCAGATCGGCTTTGATTTCTTTCTTTCCCCTTTTAGTAACTACCATTTTAGCTCAAATCATTGTGCTTGCGATATTTCTTGTTTCTGGGTTTTTCTTGTTTTTGGTTATTATGGGGATTCAGCTTGCGGGGTTTCAAGTCGAGTTCTTTTCTCCTTATTTTACCGGGTTCTGTGTAGTTGTTTCGATTGTTTTGATATTGATTTTAGTGTATCTGCAACTTAATTGGTATCTAGTAGGTGTTCTTGTGGCAGTGGAATCGAGTTGGGGTCTTGAGCCATTGAAGCGGAGTAGTTTTCTCATAAAGGGAATGAGAGGGGTGGCTTTAGCTTTATTGTTGTTTTTTGGGTTTTTGGTGGGTATTTTGTTATTCATTAGCTCTTTCTCAGGGATCACACTGGGTATTGGCACTAACGATGGATGGAAGAGCTGCGCATTTGTTGTGCAAATTGTAGTAACTTCAACACTGCTAATGCTGCTACTCCTTTACCATGTCGCTACAAATACTGTTCTGTATATGTATTGCAAGGCTGTACATGGGGAGCTTGCTTGGGAAATTGCTGAGGAATTTGCAAGGGAGTATATCAGCTTGCCCTTTGATGAGGGAAAAGTCCCTCACCTTGTATCTGTTGCTTATACTTGA
- the LOC110640046 gene encoding uncharacterized protein LOC110640046 encodes MEVSGGTSPRMSLDQLQKEGSEDTQLQKFELELAGHDHGYNHQFHSMNALEILRETVRILRYNSSSFMIIAALLICPVSAIVLSNVFVDQSIVKRLTIRLLLVAKSGGLPLRPFVKHSCHHFSEMAVSSTVCFPLFITLSLLSKVAVVYSVDCTYSRKRVDALKFCVVISKIWRRIVSTYLWACMMIVGCVTLFCVLLLAICSSFSVIGFSPELNLYAAIMVGLVFSVVFANAIIIYNIAIVISVLEDVSGPQALLRSSILIRGQTQVGLLIYLGSTIGMAFVEGLFEHRVKTLSYGDGTSRIWEGPLLVIMFSFVVLIDMMMSAVFYFSCRSYRLEASDAESQSILETITISSESVADQ; translated from the coding sequence ATGGAGGTTTCTGGTGGTACTTCTCCTAGAATGAGTTTGGATCAGTTACAAAAGGAGGGATCTGAGGATACCCAGTTGCAGAAATTTGAGTTGGAATTAGCTGGACATGATCATGGGTATAATCATCAATTCCATTCAATGAATGCATTAGAGATCTTGAGGGAAACCGTGAGGATCCTCCGGTACAATTCCTCTTCGTTTATGATAATTGCTGCCTTGCTTATTTGTCCAGTATCTGCCATTGTTTTATCAAATGTATTTGTTGATCAGTCTATAGTTAAGAGACTAACTATTAGGCTTTTGTTAGTTGCAAAATCTGGAGGACTCCCATTGAGGCCTTTTGTCAAACACTCGTGTCACCATTTCTCCGAGATGGCTGTTTCTTCCACAGTATGCTTCCCTTTGTTTATCACATTGTCTTTGTTATCCAAAGTTGCGGTAGTTTACTCTGTAGATTGCACTTATTCGAGGAAAAGGGTTGATGCTTTAAAGTTCTGTGTGGTGATTAGTAAAATTTGGAGAAGGATTGTTTCAACGTACTTGTGGGCATGTATGATGATTGTTGGTTGCGTTACACTGTTCTGTGTTCTTCTCTTAGCTATTTGTAGTTCATTTTCAGTAATTGGTTTTTCACCCGAATTAAATTTGTATGCTGCAATAATGGTGGGGCTAGTGTTCTCAGTTGTTTTTGCCAATGCAATCATCATTTACAACATTGCCATTGTGATCTCTGTGTTGGAGGATGTTTCAGGGCCACAGGCTTTGCTTCGGTCCAGTATTTTGATTAGGGGTCAGACACAGGTTGGTCTTCTCATATATCTAGGATCAACAATTGGGATGGCTTTTGTGGAAGGGTTGTTTGAACATAGAGTGAAGACGCTGAGTTATGGAGACGGAACTTCAAGAATTTGGGAAGGTCCTCTTTTAGTGATTATGTTTTCATTTGTGGTGCTTATTGATATGATGATGAGTGCAGTTTTCTACTTCAGCTGTAGATCTTACAGATTGGAAGCCTCCGATGCTGAATCTCAGTCAATTTTAGAAACAATCACTATTTCTTCTGAATCAGTGGCTGATCAATGA
- the LOC110640052 gene encoding uncharacterized protein LOC110640052 isoform X2, translated as MESYRQDKIHKFEEFVDLRLKPDLVKAIAERDKVFEQQKIFSDLRRNIENLEKNSVTSLRTLINLGSEVYMQADVPDTQRIFVDIGLGFHVEFTWSEALNYISLREEKIARVHCYNYDMIWIVESKSVLLACK; from the exons ATGGAAAGCTATCGTCAGGATAAAATACATAAATTTGAGGAATTTGTTGATCTTCGCTTGAAGCCTGATCTCGTTAAAGCTATTGCTGAAAG GGACAAGGTCTTCGAGCAACAAAAGATTTT CTCAGATTTGCGAAGGAACATAGAAAATTTGGAGAAAAATAGTGTGACCAGTCTTAGGACATTGATTAACCTTGGTTCTGAAGTGTACATGCAAGCTGATGT ACCAGATACACAACGCATATTTGTGGACATTGGATTAGGATTCCATGTGGAGTTTACTTGGTCTGAAGCATTGAATTACATATCACTAAGGGAGGAAAAGATAGCGAG GGTCCATTGCTACAACTATGATATGATATGGATTGTGGAATCAAAATCTGTGCTACTAGCAT GCAAATAG
- the LOC110640028 gene encoding probable protein S-acyltransferase 22 isoform X2, with protein sequence MATSISPPSVAVAVFLALGFAFYVFFAPFVGKKLFQYIVMGIYTPLITCVFGLYIWCAAADPADPGVFRSKKYLNIPHDRKHAQQKDSKLGVGGESTSSRHDANASTVAGKYLNKGSEVADATSKVPNTDFEQKNATSGNSSCLLWALFPCAFICNFCSSSDESSSQQTSEDGMFYCSLCEVEVFKYSKHCRVCDKCVDCFDHHCRWLNNCIGKRNYRQFFTLMVSALLLLILQWSTGILVLICCFLERKRFSVDISSKLGSSFSLVPFVIVVVLCTILAMIATLPLAQLFFFHILLIKKGISTYDYIIALREQEQEQQGVGGQRSPQMSPASSLTGLSSASSFSTFHRGAWCTPPRLFLEDQFDVVPPETGSVSSLGKKTVGDEPIRKKNPAAVKISPWTLARLNAEEVSKAAAEARKKSRILQPVVRREAPFGLEGDSSFGSSGRRMVPRPDNNRRRSNKRVRLPADLPMEPVNKVSGMAAETGFSETSTSLAPLQLEARSAFQTSRAMSSSVAIVASSPESSLDSPDIHPFRVSSSGAEESRRLTGLSVAGAASHGGIPLSRSTSDGYEASGGEDSDRVPSRLVQRSTNWSNLLFRPDQDDTVLRLKASSSSSSLANNRKL encoded by the exons ATGGCAACTTCCATATCACCCCCTTCAG TGGCTGTTGCTGTGTTTCTTGCATTGGGGTTTGCTTTTTATGTGTTTTTTGCTCCTTTTGTTGGGAAGAAGCTATTTCAATATATTGTGATGGGAATCTACACTCCTTTG ATTACATGTGTCTTTGGCCTATATATTTGGTGTGCGGCAGCTGATCCTGCGGACCCAGGAGTTTTTAGGTCCAAAAAGTATCTCAACATTCCACATGATAGAAAGCATGCCCAACAAAAGGATTCTAAACTAGGTGTAGGTGGGGAGTCAACTTCATCAAGGCATGATGCAAATGCTTCCACTGTTGCGGGTAAATATCTAAATAAGGGATCTGAGGTTGCAGATGCAACTTCAAAAGTCCCTAATACTGATTTTGAGCAGAAGAATGCAACATCAGGAAATTCATCTTGCCTCCTTTGGGCTTTGTTTCCATGTGCTTTCATCTGCAATTTCTGCAGTTCAAGTGATGAATCTTCATCACAACAGACGAGTGAAGATGGCATGTTTTATTGCAGTTTGTGTGAGGTTGAG GTTTTCAAGTATAGCAAGCACTGCAGAGTTTGTGACAAGTGTGTGGACTGTTTTGATCATCACTGCAGG TGGCTTAACAACTGTATTGGCAAGCGGAATTACAGACAGTTTTTCACCCTAATGGTTTCTGCTCTCCTCTTG CTTATTCTACAATGGTCGACTGGAATTCTTGTACTTATATGCTGTTTTCTTGAGCGGAAGCGATTTTCTGTGGACATCTCCTCCAAATTAGGAAGCAGTTTCTCTTTGGTACCATTTGTTATTGTTGTG GTATTGTGCACCATTTTGGCTATGATTGCCACTTTGCCTCTTGCTCAGCTTTTCTTCTTTCATATCCTCCTCATTAAAAAG GGAATCAGCACATATGACTACATTATAGCTCTAAGGGAGCAGGAGCAAGAGCAACAAGGTGTTGGAGGTCAACGGAGTCCTCAGATGTCTCCTGCCAGTTCACTTACTGGATTGAGCAGTGCAAGCTCATTTTCCACTTTCCACCGTGGTGCATGGTGTACACCACCTCGCCTTTTCCTGGAAGATCAG TTTGATGTTGTTCCTCCGGAGACTGGATCTGTCAGTTCGTTAGGAAAAAAGACAGTGGGAGATGAGCCAATCAGGAAAAAGAACCCCGCAGCAGTAAAGATCAGCCCATGGACATTGGCCCGATTAAATGCAGAAGAGGTTTCAAAAGCTGCAGCAGAGGCAAGAAAAAAGTCCCGAATCCTGCAACCTGTGGTGAGACGGGAAGCCCCATTTGGGCTAGAAGGCGATAGTAGCTTTGGCAGCAGTGGCCGTCGGATGGTCCCAAGGCCTGATAATAATAGAAGGAGATCTAATAAGAGAGTACGCCTCCCAGCTGACCTTCCTATGGAGCCTGTAAACAAGGTTTCTGGTATGGCTGCTGAGACAGGTTTCTCCGAGACATCGACAAGTTTGGCCCCTCTTCAGCTCGAGGCTAGAAGTGCTTTCCAAACTAGCCGAGCAATGTCAAGCTCGGTGGCAATTGTTGCTTCTTCTCCAGAAAGCAGTTTAGACTCGCCAGATATCCACCCATTTCGTGTTTCCTCATCAGGTGCTGAAGAGTCTAGGAGGCTCACAGGTCTATCAGTTGCAGGTGCTGCTTCTCACGGTGGAATCCCACTATCCAGGTCCACTAGTGATGGATATGAAGCGTCTGGTGGGGAAGATAGTGACAGGGTTCCTTCCAGGCTTGTCCAAAGGTCGACAAATTGGAGTAACCTTCTCTTCCGTCCTGATCAGGATGATACTGTTCTTAGATTGAAAGCATCATCATCTTCATCTAGCCTGGCTAACAATAGAAAGCTTTGA
- the LOC110640052 gene encoding uncharacterized protein LOC110640052 isoform X1 has product MESYRQDKIHKFEEFVDLRLKPDLVKAIAERDKVFEQQKIFSDLRRNIENLEKNSVTSLRTLINLGSEVYMQADVPDTQRIFVDIGLGFHVEFTWSEALNYISLREEKIARQIEDYTRQIASIKAQIKLVCEGIRELLQIPAEKPLPGHVF; this is encoded by the exons ATGGAAAGCTATCGTCAGGATAAAATACATAAATTTGAGGAATTTGTTGATCTTCGCTTGAAGCCTGATCTCGTTAAAGCTATTGCTGAAAG GGACAAGGTCTTCGAGCAACAAAAGATTTT CTCAGATTTGCGAAGGAACATAGAAAATTTGGAGAAAAATAGTGTGACCAGTCTTAGGACATTGATTAACCTTGGTTCTGAAGTGTACATGCAAGCTGATGT ACCAGATACACAACGCATATTTGTGGACATTGGATTAGGATTCCATGTGGAGTTTACTTGGTCTGAAGCATTGAATTACATATCACTAAGGGAGGAAAAGATAGCGAG GCAAATAGAAGACTACACTCGCCAAATTGCATCAATTAAAGCTCAGATCAAGCTG gtttgtgaagggattcggGAGTTGCTCCAAATTCCAGCTGAGAAACCTTTACCAGGGCATGTTTTTTAA